The following are encoded together in the Arvicanthis niloticus isolate mArvNil1 chromosome 9, mArvNil1.pat.X, whole genome shotgun sequence genome:
- the LOC117715809 gene encoding solute carrier organic anion transporter family member 1A5 isoform X3, whose translation MGETEKRVANHGVRCISKIKMFLLALTWAYLSKSLSGIYMNTMLTQIERQFDIPTSIVGFINGSFEIGNLLLIILVSYFGTKLHRPIMIGAGCVVMGLGCFLMSLPHFLMGRYEYETTISPTSNLSSNSFLCVENRSQTLKPTQDPAGNIIRGIGETPIMPLGISYIEDFAKSENSPLYIGILETGKVFGPIIGLLLGSFCARIYVDTGSVNIDDLTITPTDTRWVGAWWIGFLICAGVNILASIPFFFFPKTLPKEGLEDIVDETKNDKEEQQKEKAKEEQQGITKDFLPFMKSLSCNPIYMLLILTSVLQINAFINMFTFLPKYLEQQYGKSTAEVVLLIGIYNLPPICIGYLLIGFIMKKFKITVKKAAYMAFCLSLFEYLLSFFHFMITCDNFPVAGLTTSYEGIQNPLHGENKVLADCNTRCSCVTNTWDPVCGDNGLAYMSACLAGCEKSVGTGTHMVFQNCSCIRSSGNSSAVLGLCKKGPECDNKLQYFLIMSVFLCFIYSITAIPGYMVLLRCIKSEEKSLGIGLHAFCTRVFAGIPAPIYFGALIDRTCLHWGALKCGEPGACRMYDINSFRRIYLVLPAALRGSSYLPAFFILILMRKFQFPGEIDSSEIELAEMKLTVKKSECTDVHRSPKLENDGELKTKL comes from the exons AtgggagaaacagagaaaagggtTGCAAACCATGGGGTCAGATGCATTTCCAAGATCAAG atgtTTCTGTTGGCATTAACATGGGCATATCTATCCAAATCACTATCAGGAATTTATATGAACACCATGCTCACACAAATAGAGAGACAATTTGATATCCCTACATCTATAGTTGGATTTATTAATGGGAGCTTTGAGATTG GAAACCTTTTGTTGATCATACTTGTGAGTTATTTCGGAACAAAACTGCACAGACCTATCATGATTGGTGCTGGATGTGTGGTTATGGGCCTGGGGTGTTTCTTAATGTCATTACCTCATTTCCTCATGGGCAG ATACGAATATGAAACAACGATTTCACCTACAAGCAACTTGTCCTCAAACAGCTTCTTGTGTGTGGAAAACAGATCCCAGACCTTAAAGCCAACGCAAGACCCAGCAG GAAACATTATACGTGGAATTGGGGAAACTCCCATCATGCCCTTGGGTATTTCTTACATAGAAGACTTTGCCAAATCTGAAAACTCTCCTTTATACATTG GGATTTTAGAAACAGGAAAGGTGTTTGGCCCAATAATTGGACTTTTGTTGGGATCCTTCTGTGCAAGAATTTATGTGGACACAGGATCTGTGAATATAG ATGACCTGACCATAACTCCCACTGATACACGCTGGGTCGGTGCTTGGTGGATCGGCTTTTTGATCTGTGCAGGAGTGAATATCCTGGCCAGcatcccctttttcttctttccaaagaCACTCCCAAAGGAAGGATTAGAGGATATTGTGGATGAAACTAAAAATGACAAAGaagagcaacagaaagaaaaagccaaagagGAACAACAAGGGATCACTAAAG ACTTCTTGCCATTCATGAAGAGCCTCTCCTGCAATCCGATTTACATGCTTCTCATCCTTACAAGCGTGCTCCAGATAAATGCATTTATCAATATGTTTACCTTCTTGCCCAAATACCTGgaacagcaatatggaaagtCGACTGCAGAGGTAGTCCTTCTCATAG GTATTTATAACTTACCTCCAATATGCATTGGATATTTACTTATTGGCTTTATTATGAAGAAGTTCAAGATTACTGTTAAGAAGGCTGCATACATGGCATTCTGCCTATCCCTGTTTGAGtaccttctgtctttctttcactTTATGATAACCTGTGATAATTTCCCAGTTGCTGGCTTAACTACCTCTTATGAAGG AATTCAGAACCCTCTACATGGGGAGAACAAGGTCCTTGCTGACTGCAACACAAGGTGTAGCTGTGTAACAAACACATGGGATCCAGTGTGTGGAGACAATGGCCTAGCATACATGTCAGCCTGCCTCGCGGGCTGTGAGAAGTCTGTTGGaactggaacccacatg GTGTTTCAAAATTGCAGCTGCATTCGGTCATCAGGAAACTCATCTGCAGTCCTGGGGCTGTGTAAGAAAGGCCCTGAGTGTGATAACAAGCTGCAGTATTTCTTAATCATgtcagtatttctctgtttcatCTACTCAATCACAGCCATACCTGGGTACATGGTTCTTCTGAG GTGTATCAAGTCTGAAGAGAAGTCACTTGGAATTGGATTACATGCATTTTGCACAAGAGTATTTG CTGGCATTCCGGCACCTATTTACTTTGGAGCTTTGATAGACAGAACCTGTTTACATTGGGGAGCTCTGAAATGTGGTGAGCCAGGGGCCTGCAGGATGTATGATATAAACAGCTTCAG GCGCATTTACCTAGTGTTGCCTGCAGCACTGAGAGGATCAAGCTATCTTCCTGCATTCTTCATTCTGATACTTATGAGGAAGTTTCAATTCCCTGGGGAAATCGACTCTTCAGAAATTGAACTTGCAGAGATGAAGCTCACAGTGAAGAAAAGCGAGTGCACAGATGTGCACAGAAGTCCTAAGTTGGAGAATGATGGAGAACTGAAAACTAAACTGTAA
- the LOC117715809 gene encoding solute carrier organic anion transporter family member 1A5 isoform X5 — protein sequence MKSLMWIYVLVGNIIRGIGETPIMPLGISYIEDFAKSENSPLYIGILETGKVFGPIIGLLLGSFCARIYVDTGSVNIDDLTITPTDTRWVGAWWIGFLICAGVNILASIPFFFFPKTLPKEGLEDIVDETKNDKEEQQKEKAKEEQQGITKDFLPFMKSLSCNPIYMLLILTSVLQINAFINMFTFLPKYLEQQYGKSTAEVVLLIGIYNLPPICIGYLLIGFIMKKFKITVKKAAYMAFCLSLFEYLLSFFHFMITCDNFPVAGLTTSYEGIQNPLHGENKVLADCNTRCSCVTNTWDPVCGDNGLAYMSACLAGCEKSVGTGTHMVFQNCSCIRSSGNSSAVLGLCKKGPECDNKLQYFLIMSVFLCFIYSITAIPGYMVLLRCIKSEEKSLGIGLHAFCTRVFAGIPAPIYFGALIDRTCLHWGALKCGEPGACRMYDINSFRRIYLVLPAALRGSSYLPAFFILILMRKFQFPGEIDSSEIELAEMKLTVKKSECTDVHRSPKLENDGELKTKL from the exons ATGAAATCACTAATGTGGATATATGTACTGGTAGGAAACATTATACGTGGAATTGGGGAAACTCCCATCATGCCCTTGGGTATTTCTTACATAGAAGACTTTGCCAAATCTGAAAACTCTCCTTTATACATTG GGATTTTAGAAACAGGAAAGGTGTTTGGCCCAATAATTGGACTTTTGTTGGGATCCTTCTGTGCAAGAATTTATGTGGACACAGGATCTGTGAATATAG ATGACCTGACCATAACTCCCACTGATACACGCTGGGTCGGTGCTTGGTGGATCGGCTTTTTGATCTGTGCAGGAGTGAATATCCTGGCCAGcatcccctttttcttctttccaaagaCACTCCCAAAGGAAGGATTAGAGGATATTGTGGATGAAACTAAAAATGACAAAGaagagcaacagaaagaaaaagccaaagagGAACAACAAGGGATCACTAAAG ACTTCTTGCCATTCATGAAGAGCCTCTCCTGCAATCCGATTTACATGCTTCTCATCCTTACAAGCGTGCTCCAGATAAATGCATTTATCAATATGTTTACCTTCTTGCCCAAATACCTGgaacagcaatatggaaagtCGACTGCAGAGGTAGTCCTTCTCATAG GTATTTATAACTTACCTCCAATATGCATTGGATATTTACTTATTGGCTTTATTATGAAGAAGTTCAAGATTACTGTTAAGAAGGCTGCATACATGGCATTCTGCCTATCCCTGTTTGAGtaccttctgtctttctttcactTTATGATAACCTGTGATAATTTCCCAGTTGCTGGCTTAACTACCTCTTATGAAGG AATTCAGAACCCTCTACATGGGGAGAACAAGGTCCTTGCTGACTGCAACACAAGGTGTAGCTGTGTAACAAACACATGGGATCCAGTGTGTGGAGACAATGGCCTAGCATACATGTCAGCCTGCCTCGCGGGCTGTGAGAAGTCTGTTGGaactggaacccacatg GTGTTTCAAAATTGCAGCTGCATTCGGTCATCAGGAAACTCATCTGCAGTCCTGGGGCTGTGTAAGAAAGGCCCTGAGTGTGATAACAAGCTGCAGTATTTCTTAATCATgtcagtatttctctgtttcatCTACTCAATCACAGCCATACCTGGGTACATGGTTCTTCTGAG GTGTATCAAGTCTGAAGAGAAGTCACTTGGAATTGGATTACATGCATTTTGCACAAGAGTATTTG CTGGCATTCCGGCACCTATTTACTTTGGAGCTTTGATAGACAGAACCTGTTTACATTGGGGAGCTCTGAAATGTGGTGAGCCAGGGGCCTGCAGGATGTATGATATAAACAGCTTCAG GCGCATTTACCTAGTGTTGCCTGCAGCACTGAGAGGATCAAGCTATCTTCCTGCATTCTTCATTCTGATACTTATGAGGAAGTTTCAATTCCCTGGGGAAATCGACTCTTCAGAAATTGAACTTGCAGAGATGAAGCTCACAGTGAAGAAAAGCGAGTGCACAGATGTGCACAGAAGTCCTAAGTTGGAGAATGATGGAGAACTGAAAACTAAACTGTAA
- the LOC117715809 gene encoding solute carrier organic anion transporter family member 1A5 isoform X2: protein MELVRNAQMFLLALTWAYLSKSLSGIYMNTMLTQIERQFDIPTSIVGFINGSFEIGNLLLIILVSYFGTKLHRPIMIGAGCVVMGLGCFLMSLPHFLMGRYEYETTISPTSNLSSNSFLCVENRSQTLKPTQDPAECVREMKSLMWIYVLVGNIIRGIGETPIMPLGISYIEDFAKSENSPLYIGILETGKVFGPIIGLLLGSFCARIYVDTGSVNIDDLTITPTDTRWVGAWWIGFLICAGVNILASIPFFFFPKTLPKEGLEDIVDETKNDKEEQQKEKAKEEQQGITKDFLPFMKSLSCNPIYMLLILTSVLQINAFINMFTFLPKYLEQQYGKSTAEVVLLIGIYNLPPICIGYLLIGFIMKKFKITVKKAAYMAFCLSLFEYLLSFFHFMITCDNFPVAGLTTSYEGIQNPLHGENKVLADCNTRCSCVTNTWDPVCGDNGLAYMSACLAGCEKSVGTGTHMVFQNCSCIRSSGNSSAVLGLCKKGPECDNKLQYFLIMSVFLCFIYSITAIPGYMVLLRCIKSEEKSLGIGLHAFCTRVFAGIPAPIYFGALIDRTCLHWGALKCGEPGACRMYDINSFRRIYLVLPAALRGSSYLPAFFILILMRKFQFPGEIDSSEIELAEMKLTVKKSECTDVHRSPKLENDGELKTKL from the exons atgtTTCTGTTGGCATTAACATGGGCATATCTATCCAAATCACTATCAGGAATTTATATGAACACCATGCTCACACAAATAGAGAGACAATTTGATATCCCTACATCTATAGTTGGATTTATTAATGGGAGCTTTGAGATTG GAAACCTTTTGTTGATCATACTTGTGAGTTATTTCGGAACAAAACTGCACAGACCTATCATGATTGGTGCTGGATGTGTGGTTATGGGCCTGGGGTGTTTCTTAATGTCATTACCTCATTTCCTCATGGGCAG ATACGAATATGAAACAACGATTTCACCTACAAGCAACTTGTCCTCAAACAGCTTCTTGTGTGTGGAAAACAGATCCCAGACCTTAAAGCCAACGCAAGACCCAGCAG aGTGTGTAAGAGAAATGAAATCACTAATGTGGATATATGTACTGGTAGGAAACATTATACGTGGAATTGGGGAAACTCCCATCATGCCCTTGGGTATTTCTTACATAGAAGACTTTGCCAAATCTGAAAACTCTCCTTTATACATTG GGATTTTAGAAACAGGAAAGGTGTTTGGCCCAATAATTGGACTTTTGTTGGGATCCTTCTGTGCAAGAATTTATGTGGACACAGGATCTGTGAATATAG ATGACCTGACCATAACTCCCACTGATACACGCTGGGTCGGTGCTTGGTGGATCGGCTTTTTGATCTGTGCAGGAGTGAATATCCTGGCCAGcatcccctttttcttctttccaaagaCACTCCCAAAGGAAGGATTAGAGGATATTGTGGATGAAACTAAAAATGACAAAGaagagcaacagaaagaaaaagccaaagagGAACAACAAGGGATCACTAAAG ACTTCTTGCCATTCATGAAGAGCCTCTCCTGCAATCCGATTTACATGCTTCTCATCCTTACAAGCGTGCTCCAGATAAATGCATTTATCAATATGTTTACCTTCTTGCCCAAATACCTGgaacagcaatatggaaagtCGACTGCAGAGGTAGTCCTTCTCATAG GTATTTATAACTTACCTCCAATATGCATTGGATATTTACTTATTGGCTTTATTATGAAGAAGTTCAAGATTACTGTTAAGAAGGCTGCATACATGGCATTCTGCCTATCCCTGTTTGAGtaccttctgtctttctttcactTTATGATAACCTGTGATAATTTCCCAGTTGCTGGCTTAACTACCTCTTATGAAGG AATTCAGAACCCTCTACATGGGGAGAACAAGGTCCTTGCTGACTGCAACACAAGGTGTAGCTGTGTAACAAACACATGGGATCCAGTGTGTGGAGACAATGGCCTAGCATACATGTCAGCCTGCCTCGCGGGCTGTGAGAAGTCTGTTGGaactggaacccacatg GTGTTTCAAAATTGCAGCTGCATTCGGTCATCAGGAAACTCATCTGCAGTCCTGGGGCTGTGTAAGAAAGGCCCTGAGTGTGATAACAAGCTGCAGTATTTCTTAATCATgtcagtatttctctgtttcatCTACTCAATCACAGCCATACCTGGGTACATGGTTCTTCTGAG GTGTATCAAGTCTGAAGAGAAGTCACTTGGAATTGGATTACATGCATTTTGCACAAGAGTATTTG CTGGCATTCCGGCACCTATTTACTTTGGAGCTTTGATAGACAGAACCTGTTTACATTGGGGAGCTCTGAAATGTGGTGAGCCAGGGGCCTGCAGGATGTATGATATAAACAGCTTCAG GCGCATTTACCTAGTGTTGCCTGCAGCACTGAGAGGATCAAGCTATCTTCCTGCATTCTTCATTCTGATACTTATGAGGAAGTTTCAATTCCCTGGGGAAATCGACTCTTCAGAAATTGAACTTGCAGAGATGAAGCTCACAGTGAAGAAAAGCGAGTGCACAGATGTGCACAGAAGTCCTAAGTTGGAGAATGATGGAGAACTGAAAACTAAACTGTAA
- the LOC117715809 gene encoding solute carrier organic anion transporter family member 1A5 isoform X1 encodes MGETEKRVANHGVRCISKIKMFLLALTWAYLSKSLSGIYMNTMLTQIERQFDIPTSIVGFINGSFEIGNLLLIILVSYFGTKLHRPIMIGAGCVVMGLGCFLMSLPHFLMGRYEYETTISPTSNLSSNSFLCVENRSQTLKPTQDPAECVREMKSLMWIYVLVGNIIRGIGETPIMPLGISYIEDFAKSENSPLYIGILETGKVFGPIIGLLLGSFCARIYVDTGSVNIDDLTITPTDTRWVGAWWIGFLICAGVNILASIPFFFFPKTLPKEGLEDIVDETKNDKEEQQKEKAKEEQQGITKDFLPFMKSLSCNPIYMLLILTSVLQINAFINMFTFLPKYLEQQYGKSTAEVVLLIGIYNLPPICIGYLLIGFIMKKFKITVKKAAYMAFCLSLFEYLLSFFHFMITCDNFPVAGLTTSYEGIQNPLHGENKVLADCNTRCSCVTNTWDPVCGDNGLAYMSACLAGCEKSVGTGTHMVFQNCSCIRSSGNSSAVLGLCKKGPECDNKLQYFLIMSVFLCFIYSITAIPGYMVLLRCIKSEEKSLGIGLHAFCTRVFAGIPAPIYFGALIDRTCLHWGALKCGEPGACRMYDINSFRRIYLVLPAALRGSSYLPAFFILILMRKFQFPGEIDSSEIELAEMKLTVKKSECTDVHRSPKLENDGELKTKL; translated from the exons AtgggagaaacagagaaaagggtTGCAAACCATGGGGTCAGATGCATTTCCAAGATCAAG atgtTTCTGTTGGCATTAACATGGGCATATCTATCCAAATCACTATCAGGAATTTATATGAACACCATGCTCACACAAATAGAGAGACAATTTGATATCCCTACATCTATAGTTGGATTTATTAATGGGAGCTTTGAGATTG GAAACCTTTTGTTGATCATACTTGTGAGTTATTTCGGAACAAAACTGCACAGACCTATCATGATTGGTGCTGGATGTGTGGTTATGGGCCTGGGGTGTTTCTTAATGTCATTACCTCATTTCCTCATGGGCAG ATACGAATATGAAACAACGATTTCACCTACAAGCAACTTGTCCTCAAACAGCTTCTTGTGTGTGGAAAACAGATCCCAGACCTTAAAGCCAACGCAAGACCCAGCAG aGTGTGTAAGAGAAATGAAATCACTAATGTGGATATATGTACTGGTAGGAAACATTATACGTGGAATTGGGGAAACTCCCATCATGCCCTTGGGTATTTCTTACATAGAAGACTTTGCCAAATCTGAAAACTCTCCTTTATACATTG GGATTTTAGAAACAGGAAAGGTGTTTGGCCCAATAATTGGACTTTTGTTGGGATCCTTCTGTGCAAGAATTTATGTGGACACAGGATCTGTGAATATAG ATGACCTGACCATAACTCCCACTGATACACGCTGGGTCGGTGCTTGGTGGATCGGCTTTTTGATCTGTGCAGGAGTGAATATCCTGGCCAGcatcccctttttcttctttccaaagaCACTCCCAAAGGAAGGATTAGAGGATATTGTGGATGAAACTAAAAATGACAAAGaagagcaacagaaagaaaaagccaaagagGAACAACAAGGGATCACTAAAG ACTTCTTGCCATTCATGAAGAGCCTCTCCTGCAATCCGATTTACATGCTTCTCATCCTTACAAGCGTGCTCCAGATAAATGCATTTATCAATATGTTTACCTTCTTGCCCAAATACCTGgaacagcaatatggaaagtCGACTGCAGAGGTAGTCCTTCTCATAG GTATTTATAACTTACCTCCAATATGCATTGGATATTTACTTATTGGCTTTATTATGAAGAAGTTCAAGATTACTGTTAAGAAGGCTGCATACATGGCATTCTGCCTATCCCTGTTTGAGtaccttctgtctttctttcactTTATGATAACCTGTGATAATTTCCCAGTTGCTGGCTTAACTACCTCTTATGAAGG AATTCAGAACCCTCTACATGGGGAGAACAAGGTCCTTGCTGACTGCAACACAAGGTGTAGCTGTGTAACAAACACATGGGATCCAGTGTGTGGAGACAATGGCCTAGCATACATGTCAGCCTGCCTCGCGGGCTGTGAGAAGTCTGTTGGaactggaacccacatg GTGTTTCAAAATTGCAGCTGCATTCGGTCATCAGGAAACTCATCTGCAGTCCTGGGGCTGTGTAAGAAAGGCCCTGAGTGTGATAACAAGCTGCAGTATTTCTTAATCATgtcagtatttctctgtttcatCTACTCAATCACAGCCATACCTGGGTACATGGTTCTTCTGAG GTGTATCAAGTCTGAAGAGAAGTCACTTGGAATTGGATTACATGCATTTTGCACAAGAGTATTTG CTGGCATTCCGGCACCTATTTACTTTGGAGCTTTGATAGACAGAACCTGTTTACATTGGGGAGCTCTGAAATGTGGTGAGCCAGGGGCCTGCAGGATGTATGATATAAACAGCTTCAG GCGCATTTACCTAGTGTTGCCTGCAGCACTGAGAGGATCAAGCTATCTTCCTGCATTCTTCATTCTGATACTTATGAGGAAGTTTCAATTCCCTGGGGAAATCGACTCTTCAGAAATTGAACTTGCAGAGATGAAGCTCACAGTGAAGAAAAGCGAGTGCACAGATGTGCACAGAAGTCCTAAGTTGGAGAATGATGGAGAACTGAAAACTAAACTGTAA
- the LOC117715809 gene encoding solute carrier organic anion transporter family member 1A5 isoform X4, translating into MHFQDQECVREMKSLMWIYVLVGNIIRGIGETPIMPLGISYIEDFAKSENSPLYIGILETGKVFGPIIGLLLGSFCARIYVDTGSVNIDDLTITPTDTRWVGAWWIGFLICAGVNILASIPFFFFPKTLPKEGLEDIVDETKNDKEEQQKEKAKEEQQGITKDFLPFMKSLSCNPIYMLLILTSVLQINAFINMFTFLPKYLEQQYGKSTAEVVLLIGIYNLPPICIGYLLIGFIMKKFKITVKKAAYMAFCLSLFEYLLSFFHFMITCDNFPVAGLTTSYEGIQNPLHGENKVLADCNTRCSCVTNTWDPVCGDNGLAYMSACLAGCEKSVGTGTHMVFQNCSCIRSSGNSSAVLGLCKKGPECDNKLQYFLIMSVFLCFIYSITAIPGYMVLLRCIKSEEKSLGIGLHAFCTRVFAGIPAPIYFGALIDRTCLHWGALKCGEPGACRMYDINSFRRIYLVLPAALRGSSYLPAFFILILMRKFQFPGEIDSSEIELAEMKLTVKKSECTDVHRSPKLENDGELKTKL; encoded by the exons ATGCATTTCCAAGATCAAG aGTGTGTAAGAGAAATGAAATCACTAATGTGGATATATGTACTGGTAGGAAACATTATACGTGGAATTGGGGAAACTCCCATCATGCCCTTGGGTATTTCTTACATAGAAGACTTTGCCAAATCTGAAAACTCTCCTTTATACATTG GGATTTTAGAAACAGGAAAGGTGTTTGGCCCAATAATTGGACTTTTGTTGGGATCCTTCTGTGCAAGAATTTATGTGGACACAGGATCTGTGAATATAG ATGACCTGACCATAACTCCCACTGATACACGCTGGGTCGGTGCTTGGTGGATCGGCTTTTTGATCTGTGCAGGAGTGAATATCCTGGCCAGcatcccctttttcttctttccaaagaCACTCCCAAAGGAAGGATTAGAGGATATTGTGGATGAAACTAAAAATGACAAAGaagagcaacagaaagaaaaagccaaagagGAACAACAAGGGATCACTAAAG ACTTCTTGCCATTCATGAAGAGCCTCTCCTGCAATCCGATTTACATGCTTCTCATCCTTACAAGCGTGCTCCAGATAAATGCATTTATCAATATGTTTACCTTCTTGCCCAAATACCTGgaacagcaatatggaaagtCGACTGCAGAGGTAGTCCTTCTCATAG GTATTTATAACTTACCTCCAATATGCATTGGATATTTACTTATTGGCTTTATTATGAAGAAGTTCAAGATTACTGTTAAGAAGGCTGCATACATGGCATTCTGCCTATCCCTGTTTGAGtaccttctgtctttctttcactTTATGATAACCTGTGATAATTTCCCAGTTGCTGGCTTAACTACCTCTTATGAAGG AATTCAGAACCCTCTACATGGGGAGAACAAGGTCCTTGCTGACTGCAACACAAGGTGTAGCTGTGTAACAAACACATGGGATCCAGTGTGTGGAGACAATGGCCTAGCATACATGTCAGCCTGCCTCGCGGGCTGTGAGAAGTCTGTTGGaactggaacccacatg GTGTTTCAAAATTGCAGCTGCATTCGGTCATCAGGAAACTCATCTGCAGTCCTGGGGCTGTGTAAGAAAGGCCCTGAGTGTGATAACAAGCTGCAGTATTTCTTAATCATgtcagtatttctctgtttcatCTACTCAATCACAGCCATACCTGGGTACATGGTTCTTCTGAG GTGTATCAAGTCTGAAGAGAAGTCACTTGGAATTGGATTACATGCATTTTGCACAAGAGTATTTG CTGGCATTCCGGCACCTATTTACTTTGGAGCTTTGATAGACAGAACCTGTTTACATTGGGGAGCTCTGAAATGTGGTGAGCCAGGGGCCTGCAGGATGTATGATATAAACAGCTTCAG GCGCATTTACCTAGTGTTGCCTGCAGCACTGAGAGGATCAAGCTATCTTCCTGCATTCTTCATTCTGATACTTATGAGGAAGTTTCAATTCCCTGGGGAAATCGACTCTTCAGAAATTGAACTTGCAGAGATGAAGCTCACAGTGAAGAAAAGCGAGTGCACAGATGTGCACAGAAGTCCTAAGTTGGAGAATGATGGAGAACTGAAAACTAAACTGTAA